One window from the genome of Pseudoliparis swirei isolate HS2019 ecotype Mariana Trench chromosome 24, NWPU_hadal_v1, whole genome shotgun sequence encodes:
- the LOC130189921 gene encoding CCN family member 1-like isoform X1: MLSGVVSRLSADRPRERSGTSSCGPPSRHASSHTVSYGRLSVTASCPAVCDCPDQPPVCPPGVSAVPDGCGCCKVCAAQLNQDCGPVRPCDHHKGLECNYGNDVTMAWGICRAKSEGCTCEYNGRIYQNGESFRAGCKHQCTCIDGAVGCAPLCTNKLPPASASCPYPRLVRIPGQCCFSVDCNKGTWRLPAKHQAPPPRQHLPRRQQHSENELANELAEVKSSGWESERGYKHLPVWNHRKEKCPVQTTDWSQCSSSCGMGVSSRITNKNPQCKLQRETRLCTVRPCRGLTAPAKKGKKCSPTQKAAEPVRLSYGECASVRLYRPNYCGVCTDGRCCSPRRVRTVPVTFVCPDGERFQRSAMFIQSCKCSDDCGHLNEVALPPQQWMYGDMHQFTD; the protein is encoded by the exons ATGTTGTCCGGTGTCGTGTCGCGCCTCTCAGCTGACCGGCCGCGCGAGAGAAGCGGCACGTCGTCCTGCGGTCCTCCCTCCCGACACGCTTCGTCTCACACGGTGTCGTATGGTCGCCTCTCA gtgactgCTAGCTGCCCGGCCGTGTGCGACTGCCCCGACCAGCCCCCGGTCTGCCCCCCAGGAGTCAGCGCCGTGCCGGATGGATGTGGGTGCTGCAAGGTGTGTGCGGCCCAGTTGAACCAGGACTGCGGCCCTGTGAGGCCATGCGACCACCACAAAGGGCTGGAGTGTAATTACGGCAACGACGTGACCATGGCCTGGGGCATCTGTCGAG CTAAATCGGAGGGATGCACATGCGAGTACAACGGCAGGATCTACCAGAATGGCGAGAGCTTCCGTGCCGGCTGTAAACACCAGTGTACCTGCATCGATGGCGCCGTCGGCTGCGCTCCCCTCTGCACCAACAAGCTGCCACCGGCCTCGGCCTCCTGCCCCTACCCACGGCTGGTCAGGATCCCTGGGCAGTGTTGCTTCAGCGTGGACTGCAATAAAGGCACCTGGCGGCTCCCAGCGAAGCATCAG GCGCCTCCGCCACGACAGCACCTGCCCAGACGTCAGCAGCATTCTGAAAATGAGCTGGCCAACGAGCTCGCAGAGGTCAAGTCCAGCGGCTGGGAGAGTGAGCGTGGCTACAAACACCTGCCTG TGTGGAACCATCGGAAGGAGAAGTGTCCGGTCCAGACCACGGACTGGTCCCAGTGCTCCAGCAGCTGTGGGATGGGCGTTTCCTCTCGCATCACCAACAAGAACCCTCAGTGCAAGCtgcagagagagacgagactctGCACCGTGCGTCCGTGCCGTGGCCTGACGGCCCCCGCCAAG AAGGGGAAGAAGTGCTCCCCGACCCAGAAAGCCGCAGAGCCCGTCCGCCTGTCCTACGGAGAATGTGCGAGCGTCCGGCTCTACCGGCCCAACTACTGTGGCGTGTGTACGGACGGACGGTGCTGCTCGCCGCGGCGCGTGCGCACCGTGCCCGTGACCTTTGTCTGCCCGGACGGCGAGCGCTTCCAGAGGTCGGCCATGTTCATCCAGTCGTGTAAATGCAGCGACGATTGCGGCCACCTCAACGAAGTGGCCCTCCCCCCACAGCAATGGATGTACGGGGACATGCACCAGTTCACAGACTAG
- the LOC130189921 gene encoding CCN family member 1-like isoform X3: MVASQCVTFCSLNSIRKVTASCPAVCDCPDQPPVCPPGVSAVPDGCGCCKVCAAQLNQDCGPVRPCDHHKGLECNYGNDVTMAWGICRAKSEGCTCEYNGRIYQNGESFRAGCKHQCTCIDGAVGCAPLCTNKLPPASASCPYPRLVRIPGQCCFSVDCNKGTWRLPAKHQAPPPRQHLPRRQQHSENELANELAEVKSSGWESERGYKHLPVWNHRKEKCPVQTTDWSQCSSSCGMGVSSRITNKNPQCKLQRETRLCTVRPCRGLTAPAKKGKKCSPTQKAAEPVRLSYGECASVRLYRPNYCGVCTDGRCCSPRRVRTVPVTFVCPDGERFQRSAMFIQSCKCSDDCGHLNEVALPPQQWMYGDMHQFTD, translated from the exons ATGGTCGCCTCTCAGTGCGTCACTTTCTGTTCACTTAATTCAATCAGGAAG gtgactgCTAGCTGCCCGGCCGTGTGCGACTGCCCCGACCAGCCCCCGGTCTGCCCCCCAGGAGTCAGCGCCGTGCCGGATGGATGTGGGTGCTGCAAGGTGTGTGCGGCCCAGTTGAACCAGGACTGCGGCCCTGTGAGGCCATGCGACCACCACAAAGGGCTGGAGTGTAATTACGGCAACGACGTGACCATGGCCTGGGGCATCTGTCGAG CTAAATCGGAGGGATGCACATGCGAGTACAACGGCAGGATCTACCAGAATGGCGAGAGCTTCCGTGCCGGCTGTAAACACCAGTGTACCTGCATCGATGGCGCCGTCGGCTGCGCTCCCCTCTGCACCAACAAGCTGCCACCGGCCTCGGCCTCCTGCCCCTACCCACGGCTGGTCAGGATCCCTGGGCAGTGTTGCTTCAGCGTGGACTGCAATAAAGGCACCTGGCGGCTCCCAGCGAAGCATCAG GCGCCTCCGCCACGACAGCACCTGCCCAGACGTCAGCAGCATTCTGAAAATGAGCTGGCCAACGAGCTCGCAGAGGTCAAGTCCAGCGGCTGGGAGAGTGAGCGTGGCTACAAACACCTGCCTG TGTGGAACCATCGGAAGGAGAAGTGTCCGGTCCAGACCACGGACTGGTCCCAGTGCTCCAGCAGCTGTGGGATGGGCGTTTCCTCTCGCATCACCAACAAGAACCCTCAGTGCAAGCtgcagagagagacgagactctGCACCGTGCGTCCGTGCCGTGGCCTGACGGCCCCCGCCAAG AAGGGGAAGAAGTGCTCCCCGACCCAGAAAGCCGCAGAGCCCGTCCGCCTGTCCTACGGAGAATGTGCGAGCGTCCGGCTCTACCGGCCCAACTACTGTGGCGTGTGTACGGACGGACGGTGCTGCTCGCCGCGGCGCGTGCGCACCGTGCCCGTGACCTTTGTCTGCCCGGACGGCGAGCGCTTCCAGAGGTCGGCCATGTTCATCCAGTCGTGTAAATGCAGCGACGATTGCGGCCACCTCAACGAAGTGGCCCTCCCCCCACAGCAATGGATGTACGGGGACATGCACCAGTTCACAGACTAG
- the LOC130189921 gene encoding CCN family member 1-like isoform X2 — MAFLIYLTVLTTAVITQVTASCPAVCDCPDQPPVCPPGVSAVPDGCGCCKVCAAQLNQDCGPVRPCDHHKGLECNYGNDVTMAWGICRAKSEGCTCEYNGRIYQNGESFRAGCKHQCTCIDGAVGCAPLCTNKLPPASASCPYPRLVRIPGQCCFSVDCNKGTWRLPAKHQAPPPRQHLPRRQQHSENELANELAEVKSSGWESERGYKHLPVWNHRKEKCPVQTTDWSQCSSSCGMGVSSRITNKNPQCKLQRETRLCTVRPCRGLTAPAKKGKKCSPTQKAAEPVRLSYGECASVRLYRPNYCGVCTDGRCCSPRRVRTVPVTFVCPDGERFQRSAMFIQSCKCSDDCGHLNEVALPPQQWMYGDMHQFTD, encoded by the exons ATGGCATTTCTGATCTACCTGACAGTACTGACAACAGCAGtcatcacacag gtgactgCTAGCTGCCCGGCCGTGTGCGACTGCCCCGACCAGCCCCCGGTCTGCCCCCCAGGAGTCAGCGCCGTGCCGGATGGATGTGGGTGCTGCAAGGTGTGTGCGGCCCAGTTGAACCAGGACTGCGGCCCTGTGAGGCCATGCGACCACCACAAAGGGCTGGAGTGTAATTACGGCAACGACGTGACCATGGCCTGGGGCATCTGTCGAG CTAAATCGGAGGGATGCACATGCGAGTACAACGGCAGGATCTACCAGAATGGCGAGAGCTTCCGTGCCGGCTGTAAACACCAGTGTACCTGCATCGATGGCGCCGTCGGCTGCGCTCCCCTCTGCACCAACAAGCTGCCACCGGCCTCGGCCTCCTGCCCCTACCCACGGCTGGTCAGGATCCCTGGGCAGTGTTGCTTCAGCGTGGACTGCAATAAAGGCACCTGGCGGCTCCCAGCGAAGCATCAG GCGCCTCCGCCACGACAGCACCTGCCCAGACGTCAGCAGCATTCTGAAAATGAGCTGGCCAACGAGCTCGCAGAGGTCAAGTCCAGCGGCTGGGAGAGTGAGCGTGGCTACAAACACCTGCCTG TGTGGAACCATCGGAAGGAGAAGTGTCCGGTCCAGACCACGGACTGGTCCCAGTGCTCCAGCAGCTGTGGGATGGGCGTTTCCTCTCGCATCACCAACAAGAACCCTCAGTGCAAGCtgcagagagagacgagactctGCACCGTGCGTCCGTGCCGTGGCCTGACGGCCCCCGCCAAG AAGGGGAAGAAGTGCTCCCCGACCCAGAAAGCCGCAGAGCCCGTCCGCCTGTCCTACGGAGAATGTGCGAGCGTCCGGCTCTACCGGCCCAACTACTGTGGCGTGTGTACGGACGGACGGTGCTGCTCGCCGCGGCGCGTGCGCACCGTGCCCGTGACCTTTGTCTGCCCGGACGGCGAGCGCTTCCAGAGGTCGGCCATGTTCATCCAGTCGTGTAAATGCAGCGACGATTGCGGCCACCTCAACGAAGTGGCCCTCCCCCCACAGCAATGGATGTACGGGGACATGCACCAGTTCACAGACTAG